A region from the Melanotaenia boesemani isolate fMelBoe1 chromosome 11, fMelBoe1.pri, whole genome shotgun sequence genome encodes:
- the c11h9orf64 gene encoding queuosine salvage protein isoform X3 translates to MNFSFWPEKETQQCEVTFKGTTYRGYMTLCASITRAMEEGIPITDPKYFSQMSVEELGHVLRSDNETPMPMLQERHKVLTEGGRVLLEHGGSFWSFISQAGNDAQKMVELIVEKIPSYRDEAVYEGKRISFYKRAQILVADFWGIMEARGQGDITSMDWLTMFADYRVPQALVYLGVLRYSDALMQALKNGELLCSGNRREVEIRGCSIWSVELIKERLCKLVQEREQQACNITSAIIDFYLWPYAKQHHKEMAHIPIHHTRCIYY, encoded by the exons ATGAACTTCTCTTTTTGGCCAGAGAAAGAAACTCAGCAGTGTGAAGTGACCTTTAAAGGCACAACTTACAGAGGCTACATGACCCTGTGTGCTTCCATTACCAGGGCCATGGAAGAAG GTATACCAATTACTGACCCCAAGTACTTCTCTCAGATGAGTGTGGAAGAGTTGGGACATGTCCTTCGATCAGACAATGAAACACCTATGCCGATGCTTCAGGAGCGCCATAAG GTGCTGACTGAAGGTGGTCGTGTGCTTCTGGAACATGGTGGAAGTTTCTGGAGTTTCATCAGCCAAGCTGGAAACGATGCCCAAAAGATGGTTGAGCTCATTGTGGAGAAGATTCCGTCCTACAGGGATGAAGCTGTGTATGAG GGCAAAAGAATTTCATTCTACAAGCGAGCCCAGATCCTGGTGGCAGATTTCTGGGGTATCATGGAGGCCAGAGGACAGGGAGACATCACCAGCATGGACTGGCTCACCATGTTTGCAGACTACAGGGTTCCTCAGGCTCTTGTCTACTTGGGAGTACTGCGATACTCGGATGCACTGATGCAAGCATTGAAGAACG GTGAGCTGTTGTGTTCAGGCAATCGGAGGGAGGTTGAGATCCGAGGGTGTTCAATTTGGTCTGTGGAGCTGATCAAAGAGCGTCTTTGCAAACTGGTACAGGAGAGAGAGCAACAAGCCTGTAACATCACCTCTGCAATCATTGACTTCTACCTGTGGCCTTATGCCAAGCAGCACCACAAAGAGATGGCCCACATTCCCATACACCACACACGCTGCATTTACTACTGA
- the c11h9orf64 gene encoding queuosine salvage protein isoform X1: MNLAPTENCISAPSDMEKPLFPRESGKFIAESSRDVFVEEAGVQKVAEMLYSLRHSDALTASGWKNANPLAPAPTSDQALNWVFVVDTMNFSFWPEKETQQCEVTFKGTTYRGYMTLCASITRAMEEGIPITDPKYFSQMSVEELGHVLRSDNETPMPMLQERHKVLTEGGRVLLEHGGSFWSFISQAGNDAQKMVELIVEKIPSYRDEAVYEGKRISFYKRAQILVADFWGIMEARGQGDITSMDWLTMFADYRVPQALVYLGVLRYSDALMQALKNGELLCSGNRREVEIRGCSIWSVELIKERLCKLVQEREQQACNITSAIIDFYLWPYAKQHHKEMAHIPIHHTRCIYY; this comes from the exons ATGAACCTCGCTCCTACTGAAAA TTGCATTTCTGCTCCATCTGACATGGAAAAACCCCTGTTCCCCAGAGAGTCTGGAAAGTTCATAGCAGAGAGTAGCAGAGATGTGTTTGTTGAGGAAGCAGGAGTGCAGAAAGTGGCAGAGATGCTCTACAGTCTCCGGCATAGCGATGCTTTGACAGCCAGTGGTTGGAAGAATGCAAATCCATTGGCCCCAGCACCCACCTCAGACCAG GCACTGAACTGGGTGTTTGTGGTAGACACCATGAACTTCTCTTTTTGGCCAGAGAAAGAAACTCAGCAGTGTGAAGTGACCTTTAAAGGCACAACTTACAGAGGCTACATGACCCTGTGTGCTTCCATTACCAGGGCCATGGAAGAAG GTATACCAATTACTGACCCCAAGTACTTCTCTCAGATGAGTGTGGAAGAGTTGGGACATGTCCTTCGATCAGACAATGAAACACCTATGCCGATGCTTCAGGAGCGCCATAAG GTGCTGACTGAAGGTGGTCGTGTGCTTCTGGAACATGGTGGAAGTTTCTGGAGTTTCATCAGCCAAGCTGGAAACGATGCCCAAAAGATGGTTGAGCTCATTGTGGAGAAGATTCCGTCCTACAGGGATGAAGCTGTGTATGAG GGCAAAAGAATTTCATTCTACAAGCGAGCCCAGATCCTGGTGGCAGATTTCTGGGGTATCATGGAGGCCAGAGGACAGGGAGACATCACCAGCATGGACTGGCTCACCATGTTTGCAGACTACAGGGTTCCTCAGGCTCTTGTCTACTTGGGAGTACTGCGATACTCGGATGCACTGATGCAAGCATTGAAGAACG GTGAGCTGTTGTGTTCAGGCAATCGGAGGGAGGTTGAGATCCGAGGGTGTTCAATTTGGTCTGTGGAGCTGATCAAAGAGCGTCTTTGCAAACTGGTACAGGAGAGAGAGCAACAAGCCTGTAACATCACCTCTGCAATCATTGACTTCTACCTGTGGCCTTATGCCAAGCAGCACCACAAAGAGATGGCCCACATTCCCATACACCACACACGCTGCATTTACTACTGA
- the c11h9orf64 gene encoding queuosine salvage protein isoform X2, which produces MNLAPTEKESGKFIAESSRDVFVEEAGVQKVAEMLYSLRHSDALTASGWKNANPLAPAPTSDQALNWVFVVDTMNFSFWPEKETQQCEVTFKGTTYRGYMTLCASITRAMEEGIPITDPKYFSQMSVEELGHVLRSDNETPMPMLQERHKVLTEGGRVLLEHGGSFWSFISQAGNDAQKMVELIVEKIPSYRDEAVYEGKRISFYKRAQILVADFWGIMEARGQGDITSMDWLTMFADYRVPQALVYLGVLRYSDALMQALKNGELLCSGNRREVEIRGCSIWSVELIKERLCKLVQEREQQACNITSAIIDFYLWPYAKQHHKEMAHIPIHHTRCIYY; this is translated from the exons ATGAACCTCGCTCCTACTGAAAA AGAGTCTGGAAAGTTCATAGCAGAGAGTAGCAGAGATGTGTTTGTTGAGGAAGCAGGAGTGCAGAAAGTGGCAGAGATGCTCTACAGTCTCCGGCATAGCGATGCTTTGACAGCCAGTGGTTGGAAGAATGCAAATCCATTGGCCCCAGCACCCACCTCAGACCAG GCACTGAACTGGGTGTTTGTGGTAGACACCATGAACTTCTCTTTTTGGCCAGAGAAAGAAACTCAGCAGTGTGAAGTGACCTTTAAAGGCACAACTTACAGAGGCTACATGACCCTGTGTGCTTCCATTACCAGGGCCATGGAAGAAG GTATACCAATTACTGACCCCAAGTACTTCTCTCAGATGAGTGTGGAAGAGTTGGGACATGTCCTTCGATCAGACAATGAAACACCTATGCCGATGCTTCAGGAGCGCCATAAG GTGCTGACTGAAGGTGGTCGTGTGCTTCTGGAACATGGTGGAAGTTTCTGGAGTTTCATCAGCCAAGCTGGAAACGATGCCCAAAAGATGGTTGAGCTCATTGTGGAGAAGATTCCGTCCTACAGGGATGAAGCTGTGTATGAG GGCAAAAGAATTTCATTCTACAAGCGAGCCCAGATCCTGGTGGCAGATTTCTGGGGTATCATGGAGGCCAGAGGACAGGGAGACATCACCAGCATGGACTGGCTCACCATGTTTGCAGACTACAGGGTTCCTCAGGCTCTTGTCTACTTGGGAGTACTGCGATACTCGGATGCACTGATGCAAGCATTGAAGAACG GTGAGCTGTTGTGTTCAGGCAATCGGAGGGAGGTTGAGATCCGAGGGTGTTCAATTTGGTCTGTGGAGCTGATCAAAGAGCGTCTTTGCAAACTGGTACAGGAGAGAGAGCAACAAGCCTGTAACATCACCTCTGCAATCATTGACTTCTACCTGTGGCCTTATGCCAAGCAGCACCACAAAGAGATGGCCCACATTCCCATACACCACACACGCTGCATTTACTACTGA
- the hnrnpk gene encoding heterogeneous nuclear ribonucleoprotein K isoform X3, whose amino-acid sequence MDTEIDQQEETSFSNTETNGKRPAEDADEQKSFKRSRNSDEMVELRVLLQSKNAGAVIGKGGKNIKALRTDYNASVSVPDSSGPERILSISADIETVGEILLKIIPTLEEYQQYNGMDFDCELRLLIHQSLAGSIIGVKGAKIKELRENTKTSIKLFQECCPQSTDRVVLVGGKTERVVECIKTMLELISEAPIKGRTQPYDPNFYDETYEYGGFTMMFEERGGGRRLMGGFPMRGGRSSGGDRGYDRMPSSRGGRGPPPPSRRDYDEMSPRRGPPPPHPSRVGRGSGRPRSMPMGHPHRGGDRRGRPDRYSDNMSGGGYDNSSSWDSYPSGGRGSYNDMGGPVITTQVTIPKDLAGSIIGKGGQRIKQIRHESGASIKIDEPLEGSEDRIITITGTQDQIQNAQYLLQNSVKQYSGHLL is encoded by the exons ATGGATACAGAAATTGACCAGCAAGAAGAGACTTCATTCAGCAACACAGAAACTAATG GTAAGCGCCCTGCTGAGGATGCAGATGAGCAAAAATCATTCAAACGCTCCAGGAACTCGGATGAGATGGTTGAGCTCCGCGTTCTCCTGCAGAGCAAA AATGCAGGGGCTGTAATTGGCAAAGGTGGAAAAAACATCAAAGCCCTTCGTACAGAT TACAATGCCAGTGTGTCAGTCCCAGACAGCAGTGGGCCTGAGCG AATCCTGAGCATCAGTGCAGACATAGAGACTGTTGGAGAAATCCTGCTCAAGATTATCCCAACATTAGAAGAG TACCAGCAATATAATGGTATGGATTTTGACTGTGAGCTGCGTCTGCTGATTCACCAGAGCCTGGCTGGCTCAATCATCGGGGTGAAGGGAGCAAAGATCAAGGAGCTCCGTGAG AACACAAAGACTAGCATCAAGTTGTTTCAGGAGTGTTGTCCCCAATCGACCGACCGTGTAGTGCTGGTTGGTGGTAAAACAGAGAGGGTGGTTGAGTGTATCAAGACTATGCTGGAGCTGATCTCTGAA GCACCTATAAAAGGCCGCACTCAGCCCTATGACCCCAATTTCTACGATGAAACGTATGAATATGGTGGTTTTACCATGATGTTTGAGGAGAGAGGTGGTGGCCGCAGACTCATGGGAGGCTTTCCCATGAGAGGAGGCAGATCGAGTGGTGGTGACCGTGGTTATGACCGAATGCCCTCCAGCAGAGGGGGACGAGGACCACCTCCACCTTCCCGCCGTGACTATGATGAAATGAGCCCCCGTCGAGGTCCTCCTCCACCCCACCCCAGTCGTGTTGGTAGGGGCAGTGGTCGTCCACGCAGCATGCCTATGGGTCACCCACACAGAGGCGG TGACAGAAGAGGCAGACCAGATCGCTATAGCGATAACATG agTGGCGGTGGATATG ACAACAGTTCCTCCTGGGATAGCTACCCATCAG GTGGACGTGGCTCCTATAATGACATGGGTGGCCCTGTTATCACCACACAAGTGACGATCCCTAAAGAT CTGGCAGGCTCAATCATTGGTAAGGGAGGCCAGAGGATCAAACAGATCCGCCATGAGTCTGGGGCCTCTATCAAGATCGATGAACCCCTGGAAGGTTCTGAAGACCGAATCATTACCATTACTGGAACCCAGGATCAGATCCAAAACGCCCAGTACCTTCTACAGAACAG tgtgaaGCAGTACTCGGGTCATTTGCTGTAG
- the hnrnpk gene encoding heterogeneous nuclear ribonucleoprotein K isoform X1, translating to MDTEIDQQEETSFSNTETNGKRPAEDADEQKSFKRSRNSDEMVELRVLLQSKNAGAVIGKGGKNIKALRTDYNASVSVPDSSGPERILSISADIETVGEILLKIIPTLEEYQQYNGMDFDCELRLLIHQSLAGSIIGVKGAKIKELRENTKTSIKLFQECCPQSTDRVVLVGGKTERVVECIKTMLELISEAPIKGRTQPYDPNFYDETYEYGGFTMMFEERGGGRRLMGGFPMRGGRSSGGDRGYDRMPSSRGGRGPPPPSRRDYDEMSPRRGPPPPHPSRVGRGSGRPRSMPMGHPHRGGDDRYYDSYRGSDERSNDRRGRPDRYSDNMSGGGYDNSSSWDSYPSGGRGSYNDMGGPVITTQVTIPKDLAGSIIGKGGQRIKQIRHESGASIKIDEPLEGSEDRIITITGTQDQIQNAQYLLQNSVKQYSGHLL from the exons ATGGATACAGAAATTGACCAGCAAGAAGAGACTTCATTCAGCAACACAGAAACTAATG GTAAGCGCCCTGCTGAGGATGCAGATGAGCAAAAATCATTCAAACGCTCCAGGAACTCGGATGAGATGGTTGAGCTCCGCGTTCTCCTGCAGAGCAAA AATGCAGGGGCTGTAATTGGCAAAGGTGGAAAAAACATCAAAGCCCTTCGTACAGAT TACAATGCCAGTGTGTCAGTCCCAGACAGCAGTGGGCCTGAGCG AATCCTGAGCATCAGTGCAGACATAGAGACTGTTGGAGAAATCCTGCTCAAGATTATCCCAACATTAGAAGAG TACCAGCAATATAATGGTATGGATTTTGACTGTGAGCTGCGTCTGCTGATTCACCAGAGCCTGGCTGGCTCAATCATCGGGGTGAAGGGAGCAAAGATCAAGGAGCTCCGTGAG AACACAAAGACTAGCATCAAGTTGTTTCAGGAGTGTTGTCCCCAATCGACCGACCGTGTAGTGCTGGTTGGTGGTAAAACAGAGAGGGTGGTTGAGTGTATCAAGACTATGCTGGAGCTGATCTCTGAA GCACCTATAAAAGGCCGCACTCAGCCCTATGACCCCAATTTCTACGATGAAACGTATGAATATGGTGGTTTTACCATGATGTTTGAGGAGAGAGGTGGTGGCCGCAGACTCATGGGAGGCTTTCCCATGAGAGGAGGCAGATCGAGTGGTGGTGACCGTGGTTATGACCGAATGCCCTCCAGCAGAGGGGGACGAGGACCACCTCCACCTTCCCGCCGTGACTATGATGAAATGAGCCCCCGTCGAGGTCCTCCTCCACCCCACCCCAGTCGTGTTGGTAGGGGCAGTGGTCGTCCACGCAGCATGCCTATGGGTCACCCACACAGAGGCGG AGATGATCGTTACTATGACTCGTACCGCGGCTCAGATGAAAGGTCAAA TGACAGAAGAGGCAGACCAGATCGCTATAGCGATAACATG agTGGCGGTGGATATG ACAACAGTTCCTCCTGGGATAGCTACCCATCAG GTGGACGTGGCTCCTATAATGACATGGGTGGCCCTGTTATCACCACACAAGTGACGATCCCTAAAGAT CTGGCAGGCTCAATCATTGGTAAGGGAGGCCAGAGGATCAAACAGATCCGCCATGAGTCTGGGGCCTCTATCAAGATCGATGAACCCCTGGAAGGTTCTGAAGACCGAATCATTACCATTACTGGAACCCAGGATCAGATCCAAAACGCCCAGTACCTTCTACAGAACAG tgtgaaGCAGTACTCGGGTCATTTGCTGTAG
- the hnrnpk gene encoding heterogeneous nuclear ribonucleoprotein K isoform X2 gives MDTEIDQQEETSFSNTETNGKRPAEDADEQKSFKRSRNSDEMVELRVLLQSKNAGAVIGKGGKNIKALRTDYNASVSVPDSSGPERILSISADIETVGEILLKIIPTLEEYQQYNGMDFDCELRLLIHQSLAGSIIGVKGAKIKELRENTKTSIKLFQECCPQSTDRVVLVGGKTERVVECIKTMLELISEAPIKGRTQPYDPNFYDETYEYGGFTMMFEERGGGRRLMGGFPMRGGRSSGGDRGYDRMPSSRGGRGPPPPSRRDYDEMSPRRGPPPPHPSRVGRGSGRPRSMPMGHPHRGGDDRYYDSYRGSDERSNDRRGRPDRYSDNMSGGGYGGRGSYNDMGGPVITTQVTIPKDLAGSIIGKGGQRIKQIRHESGASIKIDEPLEGSEDRIITITGTQDQIQNAQYLLQNSVKQYSGHLL, from the exons ATGGATACAGAAATTGACCAGCAAGAAGAGACTTCATTCAGCAACACAGAAACTAATG GTAAGCGCCCTGCTGAGGATGCAGATGAGCAAAAATCATTCAAACGCTCCAGGAACTCGGATGAGATGGTTGAGCTCCGCGTTCTCCTGCAGAGCAAA AATGCAGGGGCTGTAATTGGCAAAGGTGGAAAAAACATCAAAGCCCTTCGTACAGAT TACAATGCCAGTGTGTCAGTCCCAGACAGCAGTGGGCCTGAGCG AATCCTGAGCATCAGTGCAGACATAGAGACTGTTGGAGAAATCCTGCTCAAGATTATCCCAACATTAGAAGAG TACCAGCAATATAATGGTATGGATTTTGACTGTGAGCTGCGTCTGCTGATTCACCAGAGCCTGGCTGGCTCAATCATCGGGGTGAAGGGAGCAAAGATCAAGGAGCTCCGTGAG AACACAAAGACTAGCATCAAGTTGTTTCAGGAGTGTTGTCCCCAATCGACCGACCGTGTAGTGCTGGTTGGTGGTAAAACAGAGAGGGTGGTTGAGTGTATCAAGACTATGCTGGAGCTGATCTCTGAA GCACCTATAAAAGGCCGCACTCAGCCCTATGACCCCAATTTCTACGATGAAACGTATGAATATGGTGGTTTTACCATGATGTTTGAGGAGAGAGGTGGTGGCCGCAGACTCATGGGAGGCTTTCCCATGAGAGGAGGCAGATCGAGTGGTGGTGACCGTGGTTATGACCGAATGCCCTCCAGCAGAGGGGGACGAGGACCACCTCCACCTTCCCGCCGTGACTATGATGAAATGAGCCCCCGTCGAGGTCCTCCTCCACCCCACCCCAGTCGTGTTGGTAGGGGCAGTGGTCGTCCACGCAGCATGCCTATGGGTCACCCACACAGAGGCGG AGATGATCGTTACTATGACTCGTACCGCGGCTCAGATGAAAGGTCAAA TGACAGAAGAGGCAGACCAGATCGCTATAGCGATAACATG agTGGCGGTGGATATG GTGGACGTGGCTCCTATAATGACATGGGTGGCCCTGTTATCACCACACAAGTGACGATCCCTAAAGAT CTGGCAGGCTCAATCATTGGTAAGGGAGGCCAGAGGATCAAACAGATCCGCCATGAGTCTGGGGCCTCTATCAAGATCGATGAACCCCTGGAAGGTTCTGAAGACCGAATCATTACCATTACTGGAACCCAGGATCAGATCCAAAACGCCCAGTACCTTCTACAGAACAG tgtgaaGCAGTACTCGGGTCATTTGCTGTAG
- the rmi1 gene encoding recQ-mediated genome instability protein 1: MAPETHSVVRAAQAWLLSSWHVQVPFAWLDACVDWLQAEAGGAARLPQQQINQQVLDQWLLTDLRDLDHPVLPEGLAQAQKTELSGTFCVQVDSFLDISQPAYGQLQKWRGTDCMNDEVSAVTQTSQKPWEVKPTRMLLLQVTDGVQSLEAMEYQTIPALSAALRPGAKLQLQGQMVCRLGVLLLGPSNVKVLGGEVEDLVDRNNKGRVLCRTLGLPEEQQQEGEEAAAPQQENQEMEDLEVNDAELLASLEAQGDADGFGALQGTSTVSSISSSISSHISIRGETSHRGGLNQSNRGGSVEGHHSSGDRENSGHVVFVPPDVFNQDIREDNMTEDFPDEEFDDLPLDELDSVIFLESENLTSHSDSRHKNTPQNSIRNIGNPRHMDTGPKPQATHFEPHALSNSGSRNSRSNPQKRDYQGCTRDASSPLITASSKSSLPSTALERSHGLKFASNDEKDFIDDDMDCLFQEVDASRVQTERSGGMVQLHVEEGPSRARESPVSKTEASSSSCRPKTVSSIYQEKCYSSNTSDLNRVASDQTSSRVPDVSLTSPPFTYLCLLEELMSKPHFHTTEIQVKAFIVTLLGKLSSNNGVWRVCATISDGTSYLDVELSNDVLTSLLGFSVAEKGALKRDPSRRGELEAGMKRCQEELVDMCCLMKIVVEPGGRKAVVARADPVNERVLKELEHRMRERKK, translated from the exons ATGGCCCCAGAGACTCACTCAGTGGTACGTGCTGCCCAGGCCTGGCTGCTGTCGTCCTGGCATGTACAGGTGCCTTTTGCCTGGCTAGACGCCTGTGTAGACTGGCTTCAAGCAGAGGCAGGAGGAGCAGCTCGTCTGCCACAGCAGCAAATTAATCAACAG GTGTTGGACCAGTGGCTCTTAACAGACTTGAGAGACCTGGACCATCCTGTTCTCCCTGAGGGGTTGGCTCAGGCTCAGAAGACAGAACTAAGTGGTACCTTCTGTGTGCAG GTTGACTCATTTTTGGACATCAGTCAGCCTGCATATGGTCAGCTGCAGAAGTGGAGGGGTACAGATTGCATGAATGACGAGGTGTCTGCTGTCACACAGACCAGTCAGAAGCCCTGGGAAGTCAAACCAACTCGTATGCTGCTTCTACAG GTAACAGATGGAGTCCAAAGCTTGGAGGCCATGGAGTATCAGACTATTCCTGCACTTAGTGCAGCACTCAG GCCTGGTGCAAAGCTGCAGTTGCAGGGACAGATGGTTTGCAGACTTGGTGTGCTACTTTTGGGGCCATCCAATGTCAAGGTTCTGGGTGGTGAAGTGGAGGACTTGGTAGACAGGAATAATAAG GGCAGGGTACTCTGTCGGACACTGGGTCTTCCTGAGGAACAGCAGCAAGAGGGTGAGGAGGCAGCTGCACCCCAACAAG AAAACCAAGAAATGGAGGACCTGGAGGTCAATGATGCAGAGTTGTTGGCCAGTTTAGAGGCACAGGGGGATGCTGATGGCTTTGGTGCTCTGCAGGGGACATCCACCGTCTCTTCAATCAGCTCCTCTATTAGCAGCCATATCTCAATCAG AGGTGAAACCTCTCATAGAGGTGGCTTGAACCAGAGCAACAGAGGTGGTTCAGTAGAAGGCCATCACAGCAGTGGTGACCGAGAAAACTCTGGCCATGTTGTATTCGTACCTCCTGATGTGTTTAATCAAGACATCCGAGAGGACAACATGACAGAAGATTTTCCTGATGAAGAGTTTGATGATCTTCCCCTGGATGAGTTGGACAGCGTCATTTTTCTGGAAAGTGAAAATCTTACCTCACACTCCGACAGTCGtcacaaaaacacaccacaGAATAGCATCAGAAATATCGGAAATCCCAGACATATGGACACAGGACCAAAACCCCAAGCTACTCATTTTGAACCCCATGCTTTGAGTAACTCCGGGTCACGCAACTCCAGATCTAATCCACAGAAAAGAGACTACCAAGGATGCACGAGGGACGCTTCAAGTCCTTTAATCACAGCATCTTCCAAGTCGTCTCTTCCTTCAACAGCTTTAGAGCGATCACATGGATTGAAATTTGCTTCTAATGATGAGAAGGATTTTATAGATGATGACATGGATTGCCTTTTTCAAGAGGTTGATGCCAGCAGAGTACAAACTGAGAGGAGTGGAGGAATGGTTCAGCTCCATGTTGAAGAGGGACCTAGTAGAGCCAGAGAGAGCCCTGTGAGCAAAACGGAGGCCTCAAGCTCCAGTTGTAGACCAAAAACTGTATCCAGTATATATCAAGAAAAATGTTACAGCTCAAACACTTCGGATTTGAATAGAGTAGCTTCAGATCAGACTAGCAGCAGAGTCCCTGATGTCTCTCTCACCTCTCCACCTTTCACCTATTTATGCCTGCTAGAAGAGTTAATGTCCAAACCACACTTCCACACCACCGAGATCCAAGTCAAAGCTTTCATTGTGACTCTTCTGGGGAAACTGAGCAGCAATAACGGTGTTTGGCGCGTCTGTGCTACAATATCTGATGGAACCAGCTACCTGGATGTTGAGCTGTCCAATGACGTTTTGACAAGCCTGCTGGGCTTCTCTGTCGCAGAGAAGGGGGCTCTGAAGCGAGACCCATCCCGAAGAGGTGAGCTGGAGGCTGGAATGAAGAGATGCCAGGAAGAGCTTGTGGACATGTGCTGCCTCATGAAAATTGTGGTTGAACCAGGGGGCAGAAAAGCTGTGGTGGCCAGAGCTGACCCTGTGAATGAGAGAGTGCTGAAGGAGTTGGAGCACAGgatgagagagaggaaaaaataa